TTGAGGAATTAAGTGAATGACAAGCATTAATAGGATAATAAGAATTTCTCATTTCTGAATAGGAATTAACACATTTGAATACCTCTACATCATCATCGATTTTCATAATGAGCTCTCTTTTTTCCTACATCAATGGTGGATTTAGAAATAGCCAAATATGGCCTTCCTAAGATAGAAATTTCTAAATCTTCTTCAAAATTTAGCACAATGAagttaaccaaaaaaaaaaactatctaACTTTGACTAACACATCCTCTAACACACCTTTAAGATACATTAAAGATCTATCAGCAAGTTGCATAGTAATCGAAGTATCTCTTAACTCCCTTAAGCCTAATCTATGATAAATATAAAAAGGAATTAGATTAATGCTAGCTCCTAAATCACAAAGAACTTTCCCAAAATTTACTCCCTCTATCTTTATATGTATAGTAAAGCTTCTAGTATCTTTAAGCTTAGGAAAGATTTTCCTAGTAATAATCGCACTACACTCGACATTCACAACTATTTCTCGCCCTAACCTATCCTCTTGTACCTAAACATTATTTCTCTAAGGAATTTAGTGTACTTTGGCattttttcaattaattcaagTAAAGGTAGATTGAGTTTCAACGATTTAAACATACTTAGAAAACTTACAAATTCTTAATCATCATTTATCTGTTGGTGTTAGACACactttatccggatgaagtatgtaCTTTAATTTGGACTTTAATAGCAATGTAATGTATCCGGATGAAGAATGAAGAAAGAAAAATGCTTGAAATTCAAGCTTTGAGTTTAAGCAGGAATAGAAACAGAATTTAGAAAGCAAAGAAAAGTGGAGCATATAGAAGGAAAATCTAATGATTTCATTCAAAAGAAACATAGGCTtaaagccattacatataccagaCATTGGCTGGTCAAAAACAATAAATTCATCACCTAAACATTACCTAACTCCACTAGTTACATAGGGACTAGGTGATTTTGCTTGCAAACATAAACAAAGCTGGTGATCAACTCTATCACCATCAAATTACATCAAACATAAACTAAACCAAGTTCAAAATATGGACTAAacaaactaaaccatgaaaaCTGAAACAGTAGCATGGTTCTTCATGGTTCTTCATCTGGTTAACTCATATTTCCACTGGATAACTTAAGCTTTGTGATCAGCTCCTTATCTGCATGAGCTGTATATCCACCTTTGTTGCTGCATGTGTTGCATGAGAACTAACTTCAACACTCTTCCTTAGTTTCCATGCTTGTAACACCTAGTTGCTTTCTCAGTTTTATAAACTTTGACACACCAAGGGCCTTTGTGAAGATATCAGTAACCTGTTCCTCTGAATTGCAATGAATCAGCTCCACCTCCCGAGCTTGTTCCATCTCCCTTATCACATGTAAATTGATGCTGAAGTGCTTCGTTCTACCATGGAAGACAGGATTCTTTGCAATTACAACAGCACACTTGTTATCACAAAAGATCTCTGTTGCCTCCCTTTGGTGTAGATTAAGATCAGCTAGAATTTTTCTCAACCAAATGGCTTGATTTACAGCATTGGCAGCTGTAACATATTCAGCTTCTGCTGTTGATTGAGCCACCATCGATTATTTCCTTGAGCTCCAACAAAACATGGTTGAGCCAAGGGTAAAAGCATATCCAGAGGTGCTTTTCATATCATCACTTGAACTAGCCCAGTCACTATCAGTATAGCCTCTCAACTTCAAACTTTCAGCTTTGTTGAATAACACACCATAGTCAAGAGTGCCTTTGATGTACCTTAGCACTTTCTTTCTTTGCTTGAAAGTCTTTGGACATTACAAACAATGCATAAACCTTGATAACATATTCACAGCAAACAAGATATCTGGCGTAGTTGCTATCAAATATAACAAGCAACTAACTAGGCTCATGTAGATAGACTCATTGACTGGTTCATGATCTCCTTGGCTTGACAGCTTCATTCCAACAGCAATAGGAGTGCTTGTTGGCTTACAATTCTCCATTGAGAACTTGGACAAAACCTTCAAGGCAAATGTTCTCTGTCACAAGAAGATTTTTCCTTCTGCTTGGCGCACCTCCATTCCCAAAAAGTATGTCATTAGCCCCAAGTTAGACATTTCAAACATGTCCTTCATTTTGGCTTTGAATTCAGCCAACATGTCTTGATCTCCTCCAGTCACCAAAAGGTCATCGACATAGAGGGATACAATAAGCTGTATTTCAGCTTGATTCTTCTTGACATATAGTGTTGGCTCACTAACACTTTTGTTAAATCCCAAACTGACCAAGTAACTGTCAATTCGAGCATACTAGGCTCTAGGAGCCTGTTTAGGCCATACAATGCCTTCTTAAGCCTGTACACCATTTGTTCTTTGCCAGACACAACGAAGCCTTAAGGCCGATCAATGTAGATCTCTTCTTCAAGGAAGCCATTTAGAAATGCAGACTTGACATCTAACTGATGAATGGCCCATTGCTTTTGTGCTGCTAAAACAACTAGCAATCTGATGGTGTCAAGTCTGGTTACTGGTGCAAAAGTCTCCAAGTAGTCCAGGCCATATCTTTGACTGAAGCCTTTGGCAAAAAGTCTGGCTTTCAGCTTGTTTAAATTATCATCAGTATTTTGTTTGGCTCGATAGACCCATTTAACACTAATGGTCTTTCTGTTGGTAGATCTTTCAACTAGCTCCCATGTTTGATTCTTCTGAATCATCTTGATTTCTTCAACCATAACCTGTTTCCATCCTTCATCAGCTTCAGCTTCTTCAAAACTACATGGCTCCAATATGGCAACTTGTGCTCTTTCATAAATTTCAGCCAAAGGTCTAGTGCCTCTGACTGGCATGCCATCAATGTCCATTTCAGGACTAACTTGATTAGGTTCAGCATGATCAGCTATCAGCTCTTCAGAAATAGCCTCTGGCTCATTCTTTTCCCAATTCCAGCATCCTTTTTCATCAAAGATCACATCTCTGCTTACTTGAATTTTGTTTGTTAAAGGGTCTAAGATCTTGTAGCCCTTCTTGACcatactatatccggctaaaatACCAGGAAGACCTCTTTTGAACAACTTATCCCTCTTTACAACTGGTATTTGGCTGTAACATAGGCAACTAAAGACTTTCATATGAGCCAATGATGGCTTGAACCCGAACCAGGCCTCAAAAGGTGTCTTGTGAGCAAGTGCTTTGGTTGGAAGCCTATTCTGAATGTAGACAGCAGTATTAACTGCTTCAGCCCACATGGTCTTGGGCAAATTCTTCTCAAACAGTAAACATCTGGCCATATCCATCAAGCTCATGTTCTTCCTTTCACTTACACCATTTTGTTGAGGTGTATAAGTGTTGATGAGCTGGTGTTTAATGCCTGCTTTATCACAAAAGGTATTAAATCCGGATGAAGTATACTCTGTTCCATTATCAGACCCAAGGGTCTTGAGTTTACAGCCTGTTTCAGTTTCTGCTGCAGCTTTAAATTTCTAGAATATTGAGAGTACTTCATACTTATTCCGGTGAAAGTATGCCCAACAATACCTAGAGTAATCATCAATAAATAAAATGAAGTATCTACTTCCATTCAATGATTCAGTCTTCATGGGGCCACACACATCTGTGTGTACAAGCTATAGCTTCTCAGAGGCTCTCCATGCTTGATTTGTAGGAAATGGCAATCTTGCTTGTTTTTCTAATTGACAGACCTCACATACCTCTTCTTCCTCAACAGAGTTGGTGAAGTTTTCAACCAAGTCTTCATTGATCATCTGAGTCATTGATTTGAAGTTGGCATGCCCAAGCCTTTGGTGCTAAAGCTTGGAATCTTCTGTAGAAGCAATGCAGGCTGAGTGTAAGTCACTTGGCCAGCTGACTTCAAAGCATTTATCAGTCATAGTGACTGACATGAACTTAGATCCACTTGGATCACTTATCTGGCATTCTTCACTTTTGAACACAACAGAATAACCTTTCTTAAGCAATTGAGCAATGCTGAGAAGGTTTCTGTCAATCTCAAGCACTAGCAGCACATTTGGAATGACTTTATTGCCTGTAGGAGTGCATATCAGCACATCCCCTTTTCCTTCAACTTTTATGAACTGTCTATTACCAACTTTCACTTTGGTCTTGAAGCTTCTATCCAAAGTCTTAAAGATGGTTGCATCAGATGACATGTGATTAGTGCAGCCACTGTCTAACAACCAACTTTTTGAACCTTTCTTCTGGCCAGCTGAGCATGAAACAGCAAAGACCTTCTCTTCATGGTCACTATTGTCTTCAGCCACTTGAGTTTCAGCATTTTTGTATTGTCCTTGATTCTGGCCAGGTCTGCCTTTTTGTTTGCAGACCCTTTCAACATGCCTCTTCTTTTTGCAATGTTGACATACAGCATCTAGTCTGAACCAGCATTTGGCCTCTGGATGACCAGGCCTTTTACAAAATCTGCAGAGTTGATCTCTTCCTCTTGCAGCATCAAGCTTAGGCCTATTTTTTGAGGTCTTCATGCCTTTGTAGGCCGGGGAACTTGAAGCAGACTTAGTCTTAGCTTGGAAAGCACCCTCTTGGTGCTCCTCCATCCTGCTAGCTCTCCTTTGCTCCTGAGCATAGAGGGCATTAATGAACTCAGTTAAGGAGATGCTTGCTAGGTCTCTTGAATCCTCTAAGGAGGAAATTTTTGCTTCATACCTTTCTGGTAAGGTAGAGAGCACTTTCTCCACAATCCTTGCCTCATCAAATTGCTCACCAAGGAGCCTTATACTGTTAACTATAGCCATGATTCTATCAGAATACTTCTTGACAGTTTCTTCTTTCTTCATCTTCAAGTTCTCACAGTCCCTTCTCAAGTTTAGAAGCTATTGTTGCCTTGTTCTTTCAGTACCTTGGAACTTCTCCTTCAATTTGTCCCAGGCTTGCTTTAGTGTCTCACAGGCCATAATCCTTGTAAAGATTACATCTGATACACAGTTCTGAATACATGACATAGTTTTGTGCCTCTTAGTCCTTTCATCAGCATGTTATTTGATCTGTGCAACTGTTGGATTTGCTCTCAATGGTGCTGGTTCAATATCTGAATTGACCACCTCCCATAGATCAAATGCTTGGAGATAGGTCCTCATCTTAACCACCCAAATGTGGTATCCTTCTCCACTGAAGACTAGAGGTGCAGTTGGTGAGAAGCCTTATGAAGCCATCGTTTTGAAAGTATGCAAGAACAGGTCTACTAAGAAATGAGctcttgataccaattgttggtgttAGACACACTTTATCCGGATAAAGTATGAACTTCAATCTGGACTTTAACAGCAATGTAATGTATCCGGATGAAGAATGAAGAAAGAAAAATGCTTGAAATTCAAGCTTTGAGCTTTAAGCAGGAATAGAAACAGAATTTAGAAAGTAAAGAAAAGTGGAGCATATGGAAGGAAAATCTAATGATTTCATTCAAAAGAAACATAGGCTtaaagccattacatataccagaCATTGGTTGGTCAAAAACAATAAATTCATCACCTAAACATTACCTAACTCCACTAGTTACATAGGGACTAGGTGATTTTGCTTGCAAACATAAACAAAGCTAGTGATCAGCTCTATCACCATCAAATTACATCAAACATAAACTAAACTAAGTTCAAAATGAACTAGAACACAAAATATGGACTAAACAAACTAAACTATGAAAACTGAAACAGTAGCATGGTTCTTCATCTGGTTAACTCATATTTCCACTGGATAACTTAAGCTTTGTGATCAACTCCTTATCTGCATGAGCTGCATATCCACCTTTTTTGCTGCATGTGTTGCATGGAAACTAACTTCAACATTATCTTTGTCTCTTCTAACCTAGTtggaaatgaattttttttctcATACTAGATTGATCAACTTGTTTAGAATTAGGGCCAACTACTCTAATTTCATTCTCATCCTCTTCATCCTTATTGACACTATTTCAAATTAGGTATTGGGGTATCGTCCATCTCATCATCTACAACCAAATTGGCTTGCCTAATCGGGTCTCTCACTATTGCTCCTAAACGAAGAGTAATAGCTTTCACTTGCTCCTTACCCACCTTTTTAAGGTCATTCTCAAAATTACTAGGGATGCACATGTTGACTTCTTTTTgtaacatttcaagcatttacTCCATTTGACTTTGCATTTGATGCATAATTGCATACATCGAATGGATCACTTCTTCCAGCTTGCTCACCTGAATGTTCATCAGAAAGGTGGGTTTTCTCTTTTTGTCTCGGGGTTTAAAAGGTTGTGGAGGTTGGTATGGATGAGCTCACCTACTGTGGTTAAGATTTCATGTCCCTTGATTGGAAGTTCCCTATTGGTTTCCTCCTCATTTAAGATTAGGATGATCACACTACCCTGGGTTATAAGTATTCAAATACAGGTTACCTATATAGTTCACTTCAATATAATTCTCCTCTTGGTTATTcccttaaatattattttcattctCGCCACCTACATGGACTCCCATAAAATGGTGTTGGTCAAGAATCTGAGGTCTATTCAAGCTAAATCAGAGTTGGTTAAGCATTTTAAGATTTTTTGATACTTACCTTCACCGGTGGTTGCATTCACAGTAGGTAGTTTAGCTCTATACATGAATTGATTAGTCAACCATTTATAAGAATTCATTTCTCTATCTTCGATGAGTTGGCAATCCTCAACATATGTCTTAGACATGAGTGCCCCCGTAGATGTCCCATCTAAACTAGTTTCTATCCAAACCATTATAAAAGATTTTTAACTACAACCAATCCTGTAGGTCGTGGTAAAGACACTTACATAACCTCAATTTAAAGCACTCACATGCCTCATAAAGTGATTCCCCCTCTAGCTACCAAAAATTGGTGATGTCCATCTTCAGCTTCATCGTCTTGCTCAGTGGGAAATAATTCGTAAGAAATCAGTTGACGAATTCCTCCCACTTTGTGATGGAATCTACCCATTACAAATCTAACCACATAAAAGCGTCATCACATAATGAAAAAGGGACGAGCCGAAGATGAGTAGCTTTATCAAGTACCCCCATTATATCTAAAGGTATCATATAGAGTTAAGAAGCACTTAAAATGTTGGTTAGGATCTTCATTCATTGAACCTTAGAACTGTAGATTACTCTAGTGGATCATCGTCGGCTTAATCTCGAAATTATTGGTGTTGATCATTTGCCTATTGATATTGCCTTGCATAGCATCTAAGTTAGGTATAGCATAGTCTCTTTGTGCATGCTGTACCATTTGTCTAAGTCTAAATGAAGGATTGGGTTCCTCTACTTGTTGAACTTGTAACAATGGTTCCTCGAAAAACGGGTTTTGTCTAAGTGATTAACTTGTGATAGGTCCTTCCTAGGAAATCACCCCCTTCGAGCGTTATGTAACGTTCTTTCCAGCTCGAGATCAAATGGAATCAACTCATTTCTGCTCCAATTCATACACTGAATGATAAAAACACAAGAAACTCAACCAAATTAAACACCTAAACAAACTAAAAGTTTaacaaaggaaaataaaacaatgCATAAAACTAAAGCTTCGTATATATAATTTTAGAGTTTACTAATTATCTTACTACAAAGCATGTGAAatatcaccaaataattcaaCTACCAAACACAAAATCTCTCTATCAACGGGTCTAACAACTTGACCGCATATGCAGAAAACAAAcaaatttataaaacaatttaaaagcaGTTTGTAACTACAAGTGTACAATGTCAcattgtaatatagttttttaTTACAATGAAATACAGAAGAATTCCAATGATCAAACCCAATGGATTTTCAATGGGTAAATGTGTTTTTCAAATTAATCAAAAATTAAGTAATTGCAAATCTAGTCGATGCAGGAATTATTAATGCATCCAAATAAAAGGGAtatttagaaattaaataaacTTATCTAATTTTCTTTCCTATTACTTTAAACAATGCAAATGATAAGATTATGGTAAATTCATTAGTCAATTTCTAATTAAGCTAATAACTTATCCCGATTAAATCACTAGCTACTTTTAACTAGGAATCTCTTTTCAATCTCATCCTAATTCGAAATTACCAACTAAGCCCGGTACAATTATATCGAACTATCTAATGATAAACTCTCCTTATGGTCTCGTTTATCTAAATATTCTGCTAGAGGTGTCACTTCTAACATATTAAGAATTTCGATATAAAAGAACAACCAATCAATCAACATAACTATCAACCTAATTTAACAATAAACTTAATCAATCAACCAACAAACAATTTAAGCACATGATTAAACTTAAAAACAAAATAAGCATTCCATCAACCACTTGGTAGGCACAAGAAAATAAAAGGGTAACAATTTAGAAAATGCTCAATCAATAATATGAATCCGATGAAGCACACGCTTTTAATCCATCTTTATTTGCAAAAATCTTCaatagaagagaagaaaaaaaataatgaaaataaaaatatactctaaaataaaataaaaataaaaccttattctaaataTAAGAAGAAAAGAGATATTGTTTAATGGCTAAAAATCTAACATAATTTTCTTCTCTCCCTAAAAAACCCTATAAAGTGCTATTTATAATATTTTCTAACTTAACCTAAAAAAGACAAGAATGCccttatttgaaatttaatttgagGCTTGTTCAACTGCGAAATGTTCTTCAGCAATTTTCCTCATCAAGCTTCAATGTCGCTACACCAAGAACCTAGTGTTGTGACATCACC
This window of the Gossypium arboreum isolate Shixiya-1 chromosome 12, ASM2569848v2, whole genome shotgun sequence genome carries:
- the LOC108477662 gene encoding uncharacterized mitochondrial protein AtMg00810-like, producing the protein MVYRLKKAFYLVSLGFNKSVSEPTLYVKKNQAEIQLIVSLYVDDLLVTGGDQDMLAEFKAKMKDMFEMSNLGLMTYFLGMEVLSKFSMENCKPTSTPIAVGMKLSSQGDHEPVNESIYMSLTFKQRKKVLRYIKGTLDYGVLFNKAESLKLRGYTDSDWASSSDDMKSTSGYAFTLGSTMFCWSSRK